A genomic region of Mesobacillus jeotgali contains the following coding sequences:
- a CDS encoding NifU family protein yields the protein MTEQQMFEQVQEVLDKLRPFLLRDGGDCELVDIEDGIVKLRLLGACGSCPSSTITLKAGIERALLEEVPGVVEVEQVF from the coding sequence ATGACTGAACAGCAAATGTTTGAGCAAGTACAGGAAGTATTAGATAAATTGCGCCCATTCCTTCTTCGCGATGGTGGAGACTGCGAACTAGTTGATATTGAGGATGGCATTGTTAAACTTCGCCTGCTGGGTGCATGCGGTAGCTGCCCGAGCTCCACAATCACGCTTAAAGCTGGAATTGAACGCGCACTTTTAGAAGAAGTACCTGGTGTTGTTGAGGTTGAACAGGTATTCTAA
- a CDS encoding NAD(P)/FAD-dependent oxidoreductase produces the protein MKEDQKVYDITIIGGGPAGLFTAFYGGMRQASVKIIESLPQLGGQLSALYPEKYIYDVAGFPKVRAQELINNLKEQMAKFEPATALEQSVEKLEKLEDGSIKLTTDKEVHYTKTVIITAGNGAFQPRRLELESAAQYEGKNLHYFIDDLNQFAGQKVAVLGGGDSAVDWALMLEPIAEQVTIVHRRDKFRAHEHSVENLQNSKVDIKTPYVPTELVGDGEKISQIVLKDANGEDTVAVDVDAVICNFGFVSSLGPIKEWGLEIEKNSIVVNSKMETNIPGVYAAGDICTYEGKVKLIATGFGEAPTAVNNAKSYMDPKAKTQPLHSSSMFK, from the coding sequence GTGAAAGAAGATCAAAAAGTTTATGACATCACGATTATCGGCGGGGGGCCTGCTGGTCTGTTCACAGCTTTCTACGGCGGAATGAGACAAGCATCTGTTAAGATTATTGAAAGTTTGCCACAGTTAGGCGGGCAATTATCAGCACTTTATCCTGAAAAGTACATATACGATGTTGCCGGCTTTCCAAAAGTCCGTGCCCAGGAGCTGATCAACAACCTGAAAGAGCAAATGGCGAAATTCGAGCCTGCTACTGCTCTTGAGCAATCTGTTGAAAAGCTTGAAAAACTGGAAGATGGATCAATTAAGCTGACTACTGATAAAGAAGTTCATTATACAAAAACAGTTATCATCACAGCAGGAAACGGTGCGTTCCAGCCACGCAGGCTTGAACTTGAAAGCGCTGCCCAATACGAAGGGAAAAACCTGCACTATTTCATTGATGACCTGAACCAGTTCGCCGGCCAAAAGGTTGCGGTATTAGGCGGAGGCGATTCAGCTGTTGACTGGGCATTGATGCTTGAGCCAATCGCTGAACAAGTAACAATCGTCCACCGACGCGATAAGTTCCGCGCTCATGAGCACAGTGTTGAAAACCTGCAAAATTCAAAGGTTGATATCAAGACTCCTTATGTGCCAACTGAACTTGTTGGTGATGGAGAAAAGATCAGCCAGATCGTTCTTAAGGACGCGAATGGCGAAGATACTGTAGCCGTCGACGTTGACGCGGTAATCTGCAACTTCGGTTTCGTCTCATCTCTTGGACCAATCAAGGAATGGGGCCTTGAAATCGAAAAGAACTCAATCGTCGTCAACTCAAAAATGGAAACGAATATTCCTGGCGTATACGCTGCTGGCGATATCTGCACATACGAAGGTAAAGTCAAGCTGATCGCGACAGGATTCGGTGAAGCTCCAACAGCTGTCAACAACGCAAAATCCTACATGGATCCAAAAGCGAAGACACAGCCGCTGCACAGCTCGTCGATGTTTAAATAA
- a CDS encoding YuzB family protein, with protein MIKPIIEFCISNLASGSQKARAELERDPDLDVIEYGCLGYCGKCAQSMFALVNGDPVVGDTPEELVENVYQYLDENPMF; from the coding sequence ATGATTAAGCCAATCATTGAATTTTGCATCAGCAATCTAGCAAGCGGTTCTCAAAAAGCAAGGGCGGAGCTGGAGCGTGACCCTGACCTTGATGTCATTGAATACGGTTGCCTTGGTTACTGCGGAAAATGCGCACAGTCCATGTTTGCGCTTGTAAACGGGGACCCAGTAGTGGGAGATACTCCCGAAGAACTAGTAGAAAATGTTTATCAATATTTGGACGAGAATCCGATGTTTTAA
- a CDS encoding leucyl aminopeptidase: MFKVNNQFNFSNSHECMVIGLFNKPSGLEGVIGEADQLFDGQLTELVKSGDISTKKKAISKIHTFGKIGAKKVYFVGLGHEKEYNFETLRDALGRLFKTAKKEKWTEAAVLLDTFTSEKVELNDAAHALGEALPMATYEFEGYKQKSNEPEKRIESLTVYSTDEEGEVEAAVEVGYVFGKGTNSARTLVNTPGNLLTATDMAEYAMKLADKYEFEAEILEKEEMENLGMGALLAVNQGSSQPPKMIVLKYQGKEEWKDVIGLVGKGITFDTGGYSIKTKTGIVGMKSDMGGAAAVLGAMEIIGELKPEQNVVAVIPSTDNMISGTAFKPDDVITSMSGKTIEVLNTDAEGRLVLADAMTYAKHHGANYLVDIATLTGGVITALGLHTSGALTNNEEFFEQVLEASYESGEPIWRLPLFERDIERVRGSKIADLNNSPGAEGHAIMGGAFVGEFAEGTPWVHLDIAGTATTCKEYDLGPSGATGVMARTLALLVERFETADKE, translated from the coding sequence TTGTTTAAAGTGAATAATCAATTTAATTTTTCAAACAGCCATGAGTGTATGGTGATTGGCCTGTTCAACAAACCGTCTGGCCTGGAAGGTGTCATTGGAGAAGCCGACCAGCTTTTTGACGGACAGCTGACTGAACTTGTTAAAAGCGGAGACATCTCAACTAAGAAAAAAGCGATTTCCAAAATACATACTTTCGGTAAAATTGGCGCAAAAAAAGTTTATTTTGTCGGCCTTGGGCATGAAAAAGAATACAATTTCGAAACATTGAGGGACGCATTAGGCCGCTTGTTCAAAACTGCGAAGAAAGAAAAATGGACAGAAGCAGCCGTGCTTTTAGATACTTTTACAAGCGAGAAAGTTGAGCTTAATGATGCGGCGCATGCATTAGGTGAAGCCTTGCCGATGGCTACATATGAGTTCGAAGGCTACAAGCAAAAATCAAACGAGCCTGAAAAGCGAATTGAAAGCCTGACAGTATACAGCACAGACGAAGAGGGCGAAGTAGAAGCAGCAGTTGAAGTTGGCTATGTTTTCGGCAAGGGAACGAATTCAGCTCGTACACTCGTTAATACACCGGGAAACCTTTTGACTGCTACAGACATGGCTGAATATGCTATGAAGCTGGCAGATAAATATGAATTTGAAGCAGAAATTTTAGAAAAAGAAGAAATGGAAAATCTTGGAATGGGCGCGCTTCTAGCGGTCAACCAGGGATCTTCACAGCCTCCAAAAATGATCGTCCTGAAGTATCAGGGCAAGGAAGAGTGGAAGGATGTAATTGGCCTAGTCGGCAAGGGCATCACGTTTGATACAGGCGGCTACTCAATCAAAACAAAGACAGGTATCGTCGGCATGAAGTCCGATATGGGCGGGGCAGCAGCGGTTCTTGGTGCAATGGAAATCATCGGTGAGCTGAAGCCTGAGCAAAACGTCGTAGCGGTTATTCCTTCAACAGACAATATGATTTCAGGCACAGCCTTCAAACCGGATGATGTCATCACATCAATGAGCGGCAAAACGATTGAAGTATTGAACACAGATGCAGAAGGACGACTCGTGCTTGCAGACGCTATGACTTACGCGAAGCATCATGGTGCGAACTATCTAGTGGATATCGCAACCCTGACAGGCGGTGTCATTACAGCACTAGGCCTTCATACATCCGGAGCATTGACGAACAACGAAGAGTTTTTTGAACAAGTGCTGGAGGCTTCATATGAATCTGGAGAGCCAATCTGGCGCCTGCCATTGTTCGAGCGCGACATTGAACGTGTACGCGGGAGCAAAATCGCAGACCTGAATAATTCCCCAGGCGCAGAAGGCCATGCAATCATGGGCGGAGCGTTTGTCGGCGAATTTGCAGAAGGCACTCCATGGGTGCACCTCGATATCGCTGGAACAGCGACTACATGCAAAGAATATGACCTTGGCCCATCAGGCGCAACCGGCGTCATGGCCCGCACACTGGCATTATTAGTTGAAAGATTTGAAACAGCGGATAAAGAATAA
- a CDS encoding YuzD family protein, whose protein sequence is MERKEVEIVVYGAEVLCPSCVNLPSSKETYEWLEAAISRKYADQPFKIVYVDIHNPPAEEDKKEFAEKVIEEDMFYPVVLLEGKIVGEGNPKLKTIYAELEKYGYVPA, encoded by the coding sequence ATGGAACGTAAAGAGGTAGAAATCGTCGTTTACGGTGCAGAAGTGTTATGTCCAAGCTGTGTGAACCTGCCATCCTCAAAAGAAACGTATGAATGGCTTGAAGCCGCGATCAGCCGCAAATATGCAGACCAGCCATTCAAAATTGTTTATGTCGATATCCATAATCCTCCAGCAGAGGAAGATAAAAAGGAATTCGCCGAAAAAGTAATCGAAGAAGACATGTTCTACCCTGTCGTCCTGCTCGAAGGCAAGATCGTCGGTGAAGGAAACCCGAAATTGAAAACAATTTACGCAGAATTAGAGAAATATGGGTACGTTCCAGCTTAA
- a CDS encoding DUF309 domain-containing protein, whose amino-acid sequence MTDYPDEYYEFFIKFNEGDYYTCHDLLEDMWMTDKGNLFLKGLLQMSVAIYHYSYGNVKGARLMMQVAHEYLQTYRPVHWGLDLEKIYPFIEECLMIFPPELDRVPFEEVAMLPELPVLFLYLED is encoded by the coding sequence TTGACGGACTACCCTGATGAATATTACGAGTTCTTTATAAAATTCAACGAAGGGGACTATTATACCTGCCACGACTTGCTTGAAGATATGTGGATGACCGATAAAGGTAATCTGTTTTTAAAAGGCCTGCTGCAAATGAGTGTTGCCATTTACCACTACAGCTATGGAAATGTAAAGGGAGCCCGGCTGATGATGCAGGTGGCACATGAATATTTGCAAACATACCGCCCGGTCCACTGGGGACTTGATTTGGAGAAGATTTATCCCTTCATAGAAGAGTGCCTGATGATATTTCCACCAGAATTGGACCGTGTTCCATTTGAAGAAGTGGCGATGCTGCCGGAGCTTCCAGTGTTATTTTTGTATCTCGAAGACTGA
- a CDS encoding YuiB family protein, whose protein sequence is MMTVVTLIISMLLFFVLFFGIGFLLNMLLRMSWIMAIVYPLIAIFIIDKYPFIDYFRNSGEAFSDLGRRLSQLAMADILILSSGLAGAILAGIVIRLLRKKGYQMF, encoded by the coding sequence ATGATGACGGTTGTCACACTGATCATTTCAATGTTATTGTTTTTTGTCCTGTTTTTCGGGATTGGGTTTTTATTGAATATGCTGTTGAGGATGTCATGGATCATGGCGATTGTTTATCCATTGATCGCGATTTTCATTATTGATAAGTATCCGTTTATCGACTATTTCCGGAATAGCGGTGAAGCCTTCAGTGATCTTGGACGGCGGCTTTCGCAATTGGCAATGGCAGACATTCTGATTTTAAGCAGCGGTCTGGCAGGCGCGATTTTAGCCGGCATAGTCATCAGGCTTTTGCGAAAAAAAGGATATCAAATGTTCTAA
- a CDS encoding cobalamin-binding protein yields MRVISLCPSNTEIMEFLGLTELLVGVDDFSDWPEAVKSLPQLGPDLSINLDLVEQLKPDLVLASLSVPGMEKNIEGLKARKIPYIVLNPQSLADIENDLVTTANALNMPERGKAAANRFRSRLEDIKQKGASAGWSPKLYWEWWPKPVFTPGRINWLTEVSEAAGGENVFKDVELASLQTDWDDVKSRNPDYICVAWVGVRRQKVKKELIINRPGWEELDAVKNDRILILEEELYCRPSPRLLDGLEKLYRLLHN; encoded by the coding sequence ATGAGAGTCATTTCTTTATGTCCCAGCAATACTGAAATCATGGAATTCCTAGGACTGACTGAGCTCCTTGTTGGAGTGGATGATTTTTCAGACTGGCCAGAAGCGGTAAAATCACTGCCCCAGCTCGGCCCCGATCTGTCGATTAACTTGGACCTCGTCGAGCAATTGAAGCCAGACCTCGTCCTTGCCTCATTAAGTGTTCCAGGGATGGAGAAGAATATCGAAGGTTTGAAAGCACGAAAAATTCCTTATATAGTATTGAACCCTCAATCTCTGGCAGATATAGAAAATGATTTGGTCACTACGGCAAATGCTCTGAACATGCCTGAACGCGGTAAGGCAGCTGCTAACCGGTTCAGGAGCAGGCTTGAGGACATCAAGCAAAAAGGTGCCAGTGCCGGTTGGAGCCCAAAGCTTTACTGGGAATGGTGGCCAAAGCCTGTTTTTACCCCTGGCAGAATTAACTGGCTGACAGAGGTGTCCGAGGCTGCTGGTGGTGAGAATGTTTTTAAAGACGTTGAGCTCGCAAGCCTGCAAACGGATTGGGATGATGTAAAATCACGAAATCCGGATTATATATGCGTCGCCTGGGTCGGTGTCAGGAGGCAAAAGGTGAAGAAGGAATTGATCATAAACAGGCCTGGCTGGGAGGAACTTGATGCTGTCAAAAACGACCGGATCCTGATTCTCGAAGAAGAACTATACTGCCGTCCGTCACCACGGCTTTTGGATGGCCTGGAAAAACTCTATCGTCTCCTCCACAACTAA
- a CDS encoding YuiA family protein: protein MKMHTHDSKECPYCSGKGYFQLLLGGSETCTCCSGSGKSKK from the coding sequence ATGAAAATGCACACACATGATTCAAAGGAATGTCCATACTGCTCTGGTAAAGGCTATTTCCAATTGTTGCTTGGCGGTTCAGAAACGTGCACTTGCTGCAGCGGATCCGGCAAATCAAAAAAATAA
- a CDS encoding HesB/IscA family protein, with translation MDNIVILTEEAALQVKDMMKQNETEDAFLRVSVKGGGCSGLSYGMGFAHEVEEGDTELEQHGIKILVDKDSAPVLNGTKISYKQSLMGGGFTIDNPNAIASCGCGSSFKTATNAGTPEDC, from the coding sequence GTGGATAATATTGTGATTCTAACTGAAGAAGCTGCATTGCAGGTTAAAGATATGATGAAACAAAACGAGACGGAAGACGCTTTCCTTCGCGTTTCTGTTAAAGGCGGCGGCTGCAGCGGCCTATCTTACGGCATGGGTTTTGCCCATGAAGTGGAAGAAGGCGACACTGAGCTGGAGCAGCACGGCATAAAAATCCTTGTTGATAAGGACAGCGCTCCAGTGCTGAATGGCACCAAAATCAGCTATAAGCAGTCTTTAATGGGCGGCGGCTTCACAATCGACAACCCGAACGCGATCGCATCATGCGGCTGCGGTTCTAGTTTCAAAACAGCTACGAATGCTGGAACACCTGAAGATTGCTAA
- a CDS encoding divergent PAP2 family protein, with product MELLTNFPLWASLAAIFFAQFVKVPIQYIATRKIDWSLLTSTGGMPSSHSAAVTALATGVALETGLNSAVFAVAAVFAIITMFDASGVRRQAGEQAIVLNQLVADFGRFAQEAKGWQNKPEQEKQKELKELLGHKPIEVFFGGLTGVILTLLLHYLL from the coding sequence ATGGAATTATTGACGAATTTTCCTTTATGGGCTTCACTCGCGGCAATTTTTTTCGCACAGTTCGTAAAGGTCCCGATTCAATATATTGCGACGAGGAAAATTGATTGGTCGCTTTTGACAAGCACAGGAGGAATGCCAAGTTCACACTCCGCTGCGGTTACAGCACTTGCTACTGGTGTAGCGCTTGAAACTGGTTTGAATTCAGCCGTTTTCGCGGTCGCCGCTGTTTTTGCGATTATCACGATGTTTGATGCATCAGGTGTCCGCAGGCAGGCAGGCGAGCAGGCCATCGTTTTGAATCAGCTTGTGGCTGATTTTGGGCGATTTGCCCAGGAAGCAAAAGGCTGGCAGAATAAACCTGAGCAGGAAAAACAAAAAGAACTGAAAGAATTGCTCGGACACAAGCCGATCGAAGTGTTCTTTGGAGGATTGACAGGTGTAATCTTGACCTTACTGCTGCACTACTTACTTTAA
- a CDS encoding NUDIX domain-containing protein has protein sequence MGKRENVWLSVAGVVISEDGRWLVVKKRYGGLKGSWSLPAGFVDEGETADQAVLREVEEETGVECSVTGLLGLRTGVIRESISDNMLVFLLEPLPGHRVTVQESELYDAKFMTSVELKADPDTSMLLHHLLSKPIGQVVSGAEGLDPGKQFHYSVYRLFL, from the coding sequence ATGGGGAAACGTGAAAATGTCTGGCTTAGTGTCGCCGGTGTGGTTATTTCGGAAGATGGGCGCTGGCTGGTCGTTAAAAAGCGCTATGGCGGCTTGAAAGGAAGCTGGTCGCTGCCAGCAGGCTTCGTAGATGAAGGGGAAACGGCCGATCAGGCAGTCCTCCGGGAAGTGGAAGAAGAAACAGGTGTGGAATGTTCAGTCACAGGGCTCCTTGGTTTACGAACTGGTGTGATTAGGGAGTCAATCAGCGATAATATGCTCGTATTTCTATTGGAGCCATTACCAGGTCACAGGGTGACGGTTCAGGAAAGTGAGCTATACGATGCAAAATTCATGACATCTGTCGAACTAAAGGCAGACCCTGATACCTCGATGCTGCTGCACCACCTTTTAAGTAAACCAATTGGTCAAGTAGTATCTGGAGCGGAGGGGTTGGATCCAGGCAAACAGTTTCATTATAGTGTATATAGATTATTTTTATAA
- a CDS encoding NAD(P)/FAD-dependent oxidoreductase produces MKNLVILGGGYGGMRVLNKLLPNDLPEDVSITLIDRVPYHCLKTEYYALAAGTISDQHIRVAFPEHPRLQVKYAEVTAINLEDQKVELQGDEFVQYDDLIIGLGCEDKYHNVPGADKFTYSIQSIEKSRATYQALNNLPAGSTVAIVGAGLSGVELASELAESRKDLKIKLFDRGNHILSAFSERLSTYVENWFDNHNVEIINNANITEVQKNVLYNHDEPIVCDAIVWTAGIQANRLVREMDVEKDSMGRAVVTPQHNLPGYEKVYIVGDCASLPHAPSAQLAEGQAEQIVQVLQKRWKGEEPPESFPAIKLKGVIGSLGKKHGFGLVAERPITGRVARLLKSGILWMYKYHNG; encoded by the coding sequence ATGAAGAATCTCGTTATCCTTGGCGGCGGCTATGGCGGCATGCGCGTCCTTAATAAATTGCTGCCAAATGACCTGCCGGAAGATGTATCAATTACGCTGATTGACCGTGTTCCATACCACTGTTTAAAAACAGAATACTATGCCCTGGCTGCAGGCACGATTTCTGACCAGCATATCCGGGTGGCATTTCCTGAGCATCCCCGCCTTCAGGTAAAATATGCGGAAGTAACAGCCATCAACCTTGAGGATCAGAAGGTTGAGCTCCAGGGTGATGAGTTTGTTCAATATGATGACCTTATTATTGGTCTCGGCTGTGAAGATAAATATCACAATGTCCCAGGAGCTGACAAGTTCACATACAGCATCCAATCAATTGAAAAGTCCCGTGCGACTTACCAGGCCCTTAACAATTTGCCAGCAGGTTCAACCGTTGCAATCGTCGGTGCAGGATTAAGTGGTGTTGAGCTTGCGAGTGAATTGGCTGAAAGCCGCAAAGATTTGAAAATAAAGCTTTTTGACCGTGGCAACCATATCCTCTCTGCCTTCTCTGAACGGCTGAGCACGTATGTGGAGAATTGGTTCGACAATCACAATGTTGAAATCATCAACAACGCGAATATCACGGAAGTCCAGAAAAACGTTCTATATAACCACGACGAGCCGATCGTGTGTGATGCGATCGTGTGGACAGCCGGCATCCAGGCGAATCGACTTGTCCGCGAGATGGACGTTGAAAAAGACAGCATGGGCCGTGCAGTGGTAACTCCACAACATAATCTGCCAGGCTATGAAAAGGTTTATATAGTCGGCGACTGCGCAAGCCTTCCGCACGCACCAAGTGCGCAGCTTGCAGAAGGCCAGGCAGAACAGATCGTCCAGGTTCTGCAAAAACGCTGGAAAGGCGAAGAACCACCTGAATCATTCCCAGCGATCAAGCTGAAAGGCGTCATTGGTTCACTCGGCAAAAAGCACGGCTTCGGACTAGTCGCCGAACGCCCGATTACCGGCCGCGTCGCACGCCTGCTGAAATCAGGGATTTTGTGGATGTATAAGTATCATAATGGATGA
- a CDS encoding DUF2225 domain-containing protein yields MTQIEPLYDKKYHCEMCEQSFTTKKVRSRFVKVLRFDTDFAPIYADGFENPNFYYVNVCPNCGYSFTDDFSTYFPPGGKQLIQDKICNQWAHHDYGDKRTIQEAMNTFKLAAYSSTLKKEKHIVSAGLYIRLAWLYRSIDNHEQEMRFLKLALKEYTESYSTGDYKGTQVSELRLMYLIGDLSRRIGQTQDAVRFFSKVIEKQRQSVEPQIIQLAKDRWQEMRDEKVVSGN; encoded by the coding sequence ATGACTCAAATAGAACCGCTCTATGATAAAAAATATCACTGTGAAATGTGCGAACAATCTTTTACCACTAAAAAAGTGCGTTCCCGCTTTGTGAAAGTCCTCCGTTTTGATACTGATTTCGCCCCTATTTATGCCGATGGTTTCGAAAACCCTAATTTTTATTATGTGAATGTCTGCCCGAATTGCGGCTACTCTTTTACCGATGATTTCAGCACTTATTTTCCCCCAGGCGGTAAACAGCTCATCCAGGATAAAATATGCAATCAATGGGCTCATCATGACTATGGAGATAAGCGAACAATCCAGGAAGCTATGAACACTTTCAAACTCGCAGCTTATAGCTCGACCCTAAAAAAAGAGAAACATATCGTTTCAGCCGGATTATACATAAGACTTGCCTGGCTTTATCGATCAATAGATAACCACGAACAGGAAATGCGTTTTTTAAAACTCGCCCTGAAGGAATATACTGAGTCGTACAGCACCGGAGACTATAAAGGAACTCAAGTCTCAGAGCTGCGGCTGATGTATCTGATTGGCGACCTCTCAAGAAGGATTGGCCAAACGCAGGATGCCGTCCGCTTTTTCTCAAAAGTAATCGAAAAGCAGAGGCAATCCGTAGAACCGCAAATAATCCAGCTGGCAAAAGACCGCTGGCAGGAAATGCGAGATGAGAAAGTCGTTTCGGGCAACTAA
- a CDS encoding NAD(P)/FAD-dependent oxidoreductase — MRKPKIVILGAGYGGLMTATRLQKAVGVNEADIVLINKNDYHYETTWLHEASAGTLHHDKVRYDVRDVIDRHKVEFVQGAVEEIKLDEKRVILENGDIVYDYLVIALGAEPETFGIKGLKEYAFSIVNVNSARQIREHIEYQFATYNTEAEKKDERLTIVVGGAGFTGIEFLGELTNRVPELCREYDVDYHKVKIVCVEAAPMVLPGFDPELVNYAVATLEKKGVEFRIGTAIKEATPEGIIVAKGEDEVEEIKAGTVVWAAGVRGNSVIEKSGIEAMRGRVKVQPDLRLPGSEDVFIVGDCSLIINEEINRPYPPTAQIAMQQGEVCARNIAALVRGKSELETFTPDIKGTVCSLGEDDAIGVAFGKKMVGTKASFMKKMIDNRALYMIGGPSLVLKKGKFNVL, encoded by the coding sequence TTGAGAAAGCCAAAGATCGTAATCTTAGGAGCAGGATACGGGGGATTAATGACAGCTACCCGTTTACAAAAAGCTGTTGGAGTAAACGAGGCTGACATTGTCCTTATTAACAAAAATGATTACCACTATGAAACTACATGGCTGCATGAAGCATCAGCAGGAACTTTGCACCATGACAAAGTCCGTTATGATGTACGTGATGTAATCGATCGCCATAAGGTTGAATTCGTCCAGGGAGCTGTAGAAGAAATCAAGCTGGATGAGAAGCGTGTAATCCTTGAGAACGGTGACATTGTCTATGATTACCTTGTCATTGCCCTTGGTGCTGAACCTGAAACTTTTGGTATTAAAGGTTTGAAAGAGTATGCTTTCTCTATCGTCAACGTTAATTCAGCCAGACAAATCCGGGAGCATATCGAGTATCAATTCGCAACTTACAATACTGAAGCTGAAAAGAAAGATGAGCGCCTGACAATCGTTGTTGGCGGTGCGGGCTTCACAGGAATCGAGTTCCTTGGTGAACTTACAAATCGCGTTCCTGAACTTTGCCGTGAATATGATGTAGATTACCATAAAGTAAAAATCGTTTGTGTCGAAGCGGCACCAATGGTTCTTCCTGGTTTCGACCCAGAGCTTGTCAACTATGCGGTTGCTACGCTTGAGAAAAAAGGTGTGGAATTCCGCATCGGTACAGCAATCAAAGAAGCGACTCCAGAAGGTATCATCGTTGCTAAAGGTGAAGATGAAGTTGAAGAAATCAAAGCTGGAACAGTAGTTTGGGCTGCGGGTGTCCGTGGAAACTCTGTTATCGAGAAATCAGGAATCGAAGCAATGCGCGGCCGCGTAAAAGTGCAGCCAGACCTTCGCTTGCCTGGATCTGAAGATGTATTCATTGTCGGCGACTGCTCATTGATCATCAACGAAGAAATCAATCGTCCATATCCTCCGACTGCACAAATCGCGATGCAGCAGGGCGAAGTATGTGCAAGGAACATTGCGGCTCTAGTACGCGGCAAATCTGAGCTTGAAACTTTCACTCCTGATATCAAAGGAACAGTATGTTCACTTGGTGAAGATGACGCGATCGGCGTTGCATTCGGCAAGAAGATGGTCGGCACTAAAGCTTCCTTCATGAAAAAAATGATCGACAACCGTGCGCTATACATGATCGGCGGTCCTTCATTGGTTCTTAAAAAAGGTAAATTCAACGTTCTATAA
- a CDS encoding 3D domain-containing protein has translation MNILKMWARRSAMAILFFAAITSTFHSISGVEASTVSTYVFDSAGTQQEDSASTDHKKKSIGLAFKFLKKISDFKTKISSSEKVAGKQPTLEESLNWSQYPTKKIIATGYTAGVESTGKNPGHPGYGITYSGVKVKRDLYSTVAADLNVFPIGTILFIPGYGFGVVADKGGAIKGNKVDLYYDTVKDVYEQWGKKTLDVYVIEMGNGKLTEEDLKALNENESMQVFRQQYTGGNKS, from the coding sequence ATGAATATTTTAAAAATGTGGGCCAGACGCTCAGCGATGGCAATTTTATTTTTTGCTGCCATAACTTCTACGTTCCATTCTATTTCGGGAGTTGAAGCTTCTACTGTATCTACATACGTATTTGATAGCGCGGGAACTCAACAAGAGGATAGCGCAAGTACTGATCATAAAAAGAAATCCATAGGACTCGCTTTTAAGTTTCTTAAAAAGATATCTGACTTCAAAACTAAAATTTCTTCAAGTGAAAAGGTTGCCGGGAAGCAGCCCACCCTGGAGGAATCACTGAACTGGTCACAATACCCGACAAAGAAAATCATAGCTACAGGGTATACAGCCGGTGTTGAATCGACGGGTAAAAACCCTGGGCATCCGGGGTATGGAATCACTTATTCTGGTGTAAAAGTTAAACGTGACTTATATTCAACTGTCGCGGCTGATTTAAATGTATTCCCGATCGGGACAATCCTTTTCATCCCGGGATATGGATTTGGTGTAGTTGCTGATAAAGGTGGCGCAATCAAAGGGAATAAGGTCGACCTTTACTATGATACGGTCAAGGATGTATACGAACAGTGGGGTAAAAAGACATTGGATGTATATGTAATCGAAATGGGCAATGGCAAGCTGACAGAAGAAGATTTAAAAGCCCTTAATGAGAATGAATCGATGCAGGTTTTCCGCCAGCAATATACAGGTGGCAATAAATCATAA